From a single Candidatus Brevundimonas phytovorans genomic region:
- the otsB gene encoding trehalose-phosphatase: MPSASGAIASRLPKPPVAPEKPALFLDLDGVLAPLAPTPDAVEPDARRTDVLIRLTDRLDGRVAIVSGRTLGEIDRISDGAARAASGVHGLQRRRGDGTFANRTPDPAVRRVVAAFDAFAADRPGVLVEDKQLSAGLHYRQAPGVSADALALAASLAEETGLALQPGSMVLELKTPGTDKGGALTAFMAEAPFKGALPIMVGDDLTDEHGFEAAAALGGFGVLVGPERPTAARYRLDDVAAVLDWLDQIEGGAA; this comes from the coding sequence ATGCCGTCTGCCTCCGGGGCGATCGCCTCACGCCTGCCCAAGCCGCCCGTCGCGCCTGAAAAGCCCGCCCTCTTCCTCGATCTGGACGGCGTGCTGGCGCCCCTGGCGCCGACGCCGGACGCGGTGGAACCAGACGCGCGACGCACCGATGTGCTGATCCGGCTGACAGATCGGCTGGACGGGCGCGTCGCCATTGTCAGCGGCCGGACCCTGGGCGAGATCGACCGGATCAGCGACGGCGCGGCGCGGGCGGCCTCGGGCGTGCACGGTCTGCAAAGACGACGCGGCGACGGCACCTTCGCCAACCGGACGCCGGACCCGGCGGTGCGCCGCGTGGTCGCCGCCTTTGACGCCTTCGCCGCCGACCGCCCGGGCGTGCTGGTGGAGGACAAGCAACTGTCGGCGGGTCTGCACTACCGTCAGGCGCCCGGCGTCTCTGCGGACGCCCTGGCCCTGGCCGCGTCCCTGGCCGAGGAGACAGGGCTGGCCCTGCAGCCGGGGTCCATGGTGCTGGAACTCAAGACGCCCGGCACCGACAAGGGCGGGGCCCTGACCGCCTTCATGGCCGAGGCGCCGTTCAAGGGCGCGCTCCCCATCATGGTCGGCGACGACCTGACGGACGAACACGGCTTCGAGGCGGCTGCAGCCCTAGGCGGGTTCGGCGTCCTGGTCGGACCCGAGCGCCCGACCGCGGCCCGTTACCGGCTGGACGACGTCGCCGCCGTGCTCGACTGGCTGGATCAGATCGAAGGAGGCGCCGCATGA